The window CTGCTCGTCATCGGAGCGACCGAACGCGGTCTCCTCTCGCGCCTCGTCCGAGGGACGTTGGTCCTCGACGTCGTCGACGACGTGGACTGTTCAGTCCTCCTCGCCGAGCGGAGTCGAAAGCGCAGTATTCGGGAGCGTCTCTTCGGATAACGGTTCGGCCACGTAACCGGGTCGAACTTCCCCCCGAACTACGGGCGCCTCACCCCCGTTCGTGTCGCCGCACCACATTTGTCTTCTGCCCGCGTAGCGAGACGTATGTCGAGCCAAACGGGGTTGAAATGTGAGGACGTACAGTTGCCGGTGGAGGCGTCTGGTCGACTTGTCGACGTCGGCGACACCGAACTCTACGTCGTCGAGGCCGGACCCGAAGACGGAGAACTCGTCGTCCTCCTGCACGGGTTCCCCGAGTGTTGGTACGCGTGGGCTGACTACTTCCGACCACTCACCGAGGATGGGTACCGGGTCGTCGCACCCGACCAGCGCGGATACAACCTGAGTGACCAACCGTCGGGCGTCGGTTCGTACAGTATCGACGACCTCACGGGTGACGTGGTCGGCCTCGTCGACGCCTTAGGTCGTGAGAAAGCACACGTCGTTGGCCACGACTGGGGTGCCGCAGTCGCGTGGTGGACGGCCCTTCACCACTCCGACCGTGTGCGGTCGCTCACGGCGATGAACGTCCCTCACCCCTCCGTCTTCGGCCGACACCTCCGACGTGACCCGGCCCAGCAACTCCGCAGTTGGTACGTCCTGTTCTTCCAGGTGCCGAAACTCCCCGAACTCATCGCACCCGTCGGCGACTGGGCCATCCTCGAACGGACGATTCAGTCCTCATCTCTCCCGGGGACGTTCTCGCCGACTGACATCGAGCACTATCGGGCAGCGTGGTCGGTCCCCGGTGCGTATCGCTCGATGGTCAACTGGTATCGGGCCGTCGTCCGTGAGCGACCCCAACCGAGAGCGACCACCGTGGAGGTTCCGACGCTGGTCGTCTGGGGTACCAAAGACCAGTTCCTCCGCCCCAAGATGGCCAGAGAGAGCCTCTCGTACTGCTCGAACGGTCACCTCCGAACGTTCGAGGGCGCGACACACTGGGTCCACCACGAAGAACCCGTCGCCGTCGCTCGTGCCCTCATCGAACACATCGACGACACGTGGTGGACGCCGAACAACACCCCGGACGAGGCAGGCCATCGGCCAATCTGAGACAGTGACACGCGCCCGAAGTCGGCACCGTTTTACGTCGTCTCGATTCCCCTATATAGACCCATCGAGGGGACTTAGCGAGGTTCTTGTACG is drawn from Haloferax litoreum and contains these coding sequences:
- a CDS encoding alpha/beta fold hydrolase, whose product is MSSQTGLKCEDVQLPVEASGRLVDVGDTELYVVEAGPEDGELVVLLHGFPECWYAWADYFRPLTEDGYRVVAPDQRGYNLSDQPSGVGSYSIDDLTGDVVGLVDALGREKAHVVGHDWGAAVAWWTALHHSDRVRSLTAMNVPHPSVFGRHLRRDPAQQLRSWYVLFFQVPKLPELIAPVGDWAILERTIQSSSLPGTFSPTDIEHYRAAWSVPGAYRSMVNWYRAVVRERPQPRATTVEVPTLVVWGTKDQFLRPKMARESLSYCSNGHLRTFEGATHWVHHEEPVAVARALIEHIDDTWWTPNNTPDEAGHRPI